In Rhodoligotrophos defluvii, a genomic segment contains:
- the ptsN gene encoding PTS IIA-like nitrogen regulatory protein PtsN produces the protein MQLSDILSADGIVPSLKVGSKKQALQELAAIAARQTGLDAREIFETLLQRERLGSTGLGQGIAIPHGKLPGLTRLRTVFARLAQPIDFDSVDDQPVDLIFLLLAPESAGADHLKALARISRLLRDQTIVAKLRGSDSAAALYSILTEPAASASHAA, from the coding sequence ATGCAGCTGTCCGATATCCTCTCCGCAGATGGAATCGTGCCGTCACTGAAGGTTGGCAGCAAGAAGCAGGCCTTGCAGGAGCTTGCGGCGATTGCCGCGCGGCAGACGGGCCTCGACGCGCGGGAGATATTCGAAACGCTTCTGCAGCGGGAGCGGCTGGGCTCGACCGGCCTCGGCCAGGGTATTGCCATTCCTCATGGCAAGCTGCCGGGCCTGACGAGGTTGCGCACCGTCTTTGCGCGCCTTGCCCAGCCCATCGATTTCGATTCGGTGGACGATCAGCCTGTCGACCTGATCTTCCTGCTGCTCGCGCCGGAGAGTGCTGGTGCCGATCACCTGAAGGCGCTTGCCCGCATCTCCCGCCTGCTGCGAGACCAGACCATTGTTGCGAAGCTGCGCGGCTCGGACAGCGCCGCCGCGCTCTATTCAATTCTCACCGAACCGGCAGCATCGGCCTCGCACGCCGCTTGA
- a CDS encoding DUF1150 family protein — protein sequence MSAAEFALLGDGKIGYVREIDSTVAAELIGPIPYLPANARLFALYAADGTPMAIAGSREAALANAFENDLQTVSVN from the coding sequence ATGAGCGCGGCAGAATTCGCGCTGCTGGGCGACGGCAAGATCGGTTATGTTCGCGAGATTGACAGTACCGTTGCGGCCGAGCTGATCGGACCGATCCCCTATCTTCCTGCCAATGCGCGCCTGTTTGCGCTGTACGCGGCGGACGGAACGCCCATGGCCATTGCCGGCAGCCGCGAGGCAGCCCTGGCGAACGCCTTCGAGAACGATCTGCAGACCGTGAGCGTCAACTGA
- a CDS encoding Hsp20 family protein — protein MSRVSIFSSPFLLGFEDMERLLDRLGKTASDGYPPYNIERLDSSEDGTSHLRITLAVAGFSRDELLVQVEENQLLVRGKQKDDRAKAYLHRGIAARQFLKAFVLADGMEVTGASLEHGMLEIDLVRRPPNRTVRTIEIR, from the coding sequence ATGTCTAGAGTGTCGATCTTTTCGAGTCCCTTTCTGCTGGGCTTCGAAGACATGGAGCGGCTGCTCGATCGCTTGGGCAAGACCGCCAGCGACGGCTATCCTCCCTATAATATCGAGCGTCTAGACAGTTCCGAGGACGGCACCTCCCATTTGCGGATCACTCTCGCGGTTGCGGGGTTTTCCAGGGATGAGCTGCTGGTGCAGGTGGAAGAAAACCAGCTGCTGGTCCGTGGAAAGCAGAAGGACGACCGCGCAAAGGCCTATCTGCATCGAGGGATCGCAGCGCGCCAGTTTCTGAAGGCCTTCGTCCTGGCCGACGGCATGGAGGTGACGGGTGCGTCCCTGGAGCATGGCATGCTCGAGATCGACTTGGTCCGGCGGCCGCCGAACAGGACGGTGCGGACCATCGAGATCCGGTAG
- a CDS encoding MAPEG family protein has protein sequence MSTELQLLAWTVVLGLAQLVLATMAARRQDSLEWAMGPRDTPQPPLTGIAGRLARAQANFMETFPFFAAAVLIVAVSARSNALTYWGAQLYFWARLVYLPVYAAGIPYVRSVIWGVSIAGLVLILYAALAG, from the coding sequence ATGTCGACAGAACTGCAACTGCTGGCCTGGACCGTGGTCCTCGGCCTGGCTCAGCTTGTCCTGGCCACCATGGCGGCGCGCCGCCAGGACAGCCTGGAATGGGCCATGGGGCCCCGCGATACGCCGCAGCCGCCGCTGACCGGCATAGCCGGCCGGCTCGCGCGGGCCCAGGCGAATTTCATGGAGACTTTTCCGTTCTTTGCGGCAGCGGTGCTGATCGTCGCGGTCAGCGCCCGCTCCAACGCGCTGACCTATTGGGGCGCTCAGCTCTATTTCTGGGCGCGGCTCGTCTACCTGCCTGTCTACGCGGCGGGCATTCCTTATGTGCGTTCGGTGATCTGGGGCGTCTCGATCGCCGGCCTGGTGCTGATCCTCTACGCCGCGCTGGCAGGGTGA
- a CDS encoding DMT family transporter: MQSKAGLRGVLTALAAYLMFPMHDALVKWLVADYSIWQIMFFRSAVIMVLLLAWQGPGLVARSLRSPMRGFLVLRALLLIGAWSFYYSAARFLGLGELTTIYFASPILVAVLAVPLLGEAVSTRKWLAIGLGFLGVVIACRPDIHVGLAPVLMGLAAAVLWALAVIVVRMKGVLEPVSVNLAVANLGFIILGGVAMPWSWVTPDLSAGALFIVAGLVSGLGQFLIFEAIRRVPASTSAPLGFSSLIWAFMLGYLVWGDVPSLTVVAGAILIVLSGILICALEWRSGSAAPVRGSAG; the protein is encoded by the coding sequence ATGCAGTCCAAGGCCGGCCTTCGGGGGGTGCTGACCGCGCTTGCCGCCTATCTGATGTTTCCCATGCACGATGCCCTGGTGAAGTGGCTGGTGGCGGACTACTCGATCTGGCAGATCATGTTCTTCCGCAGCGCGGTGATCATGGTGCTGCTGCTGGCCTGGCAGGGGCCTGGGCTGGTTGCGCGCAGCCTTCGTTCGCCGATGCGCGGTTTCCTGGTGCTGCGTGCCCTGCTGCTGATCGGCGCCTGGTCGTTCTACTATTCGGCCGCGCGCTTCCTGGGGCTTGGCGAGCTGACCACCATCTATTTCGCCTCGCCCATTCTGGTGGCCGTGCTGGCGGTGCCGCTGCTCGGGGAAGCGGTCTCCACCCGCAAATGGCTGGCCATAGGGCTTGGTTTCCTCGGGGTGGTCATTGCTTGCCGGCCGGACATCCATGTCGGCCTCGCACCGGTGCTGATGGGGCTGGCGGCGGCCGTGTTATGGGCCCTGGCCGTCATCGTCGTGAGAATGAAGGGCGTTCTGGAGCCCGTCTCGGTCAATCTGGCGGTGGCCAATCTCGGCTTCATCATTCTCGGCGGCGTCGCGATGCCCTGGTCGTGGGTGACCCCCGACCTTTCCGCCGGCGCCCTGTTCATCGTCGCCGGCCTGGTGAGCGGACTGGGCCAGTTCCTGATCTTCGAGGCGATCCGGCGGGTGCCGGCGTCGACCAGCGCGCCGCTGGGCTTTTCCAGCCTGATCTGGGCGTTCATGCTGGGCTATCTGGTGTGGGGCGACGTGCCGAGCCTCACGGTGGTGGCCGGCGCGATCCTGATCGTGCTGAGCGGCATTCTCATCTGCGCCTTGGAATGGCGAAGCGGGAGCGCCGCCCCGGTGCGCGGTTCGGCAGGCTGA
- a CDS encoding tyrosine-type recombinase/integrase — translation MPEATSDLPWVNKRGDTYYVFWYDEKAQRTERKTLGTKDAAEARRKYAEFLVGEPVTGSPSGLTVSEALDDYLKEHVRVKCVASERREVAIRHLKEFFKTTPLAQVDILLSRRYVQARLNGETSGSGRLIPRKVTKLSTVRYELTTLISAARHACEWKRITQLEIPKIELPEVDTAERPFLTEDEVQMLLLSTSGWLHDWIMIAYYTGARKESVSQLKKSQIDRVLGRINLQPYGRKKTNKRKPVVPIFPEIADIIDRRMKDTPGDYLFEQPCNVYGPFKRACEALGLHGRSNPHILRHSRATNLLHQGESLFMVAKLLGDRSETIDVTYGHASPEHIQFKSVT, via the coding sequence ATGCCGGAGGCAACGAGCGACCTTCCGTGGGTCAACAAGCGAGGCGACACCTACTACGTCTTCTGGTACGACGAGAAGGCCCAGCGCACGGAGCGCAAGACCCTCGGGACGAAAGACGCGGCGGAAGCGCGGCGCAAATACGCGGAGTTCCTCGTCGGCGAACCTGTTACGGGATCTCCTTCTGGGCTGACCGTCTCGGAGGCCCTGGACGACTACCTGAAGGAGCACGTCCGGGTGAAGTGCGTCGCCTCCGAGCGGAGGGAAGTTGCGATCCGGCACCTCAAGGAATTCTTCAAGACCACGCCTCTTGCTCAAGTCGATATCCTCCTATCCCGGCGCTACGTGCAAGCCCGACTGAACGGCGAGACGTCCGGAAGCGGCCGGCTGATCCCTCGCAAAGTGACGAAGCTCTCGACGGTCCGGTACGAGCTCACCACGCTCATATCCGCGGCCCGGCACGCCTGTGAGTGGAAGCGGATCACCCAGCTCGAGATCCCAAAGATCGAGCTCCCAGAAGTCGACACCGCCGAGCGCCCTTTCCTCACCGAGGACGAGGTCCAGATGCTGCTCCTGTCCACCTCGGGCTGGCTCCACGATTGGATCATGATCGCCTACTACACCGGCGCCCGGAAGGAGAGCGTCTCGCAGCTCAAGAAGAGCCAGATCGATCGGGTGCTCGGCCGAATCAATTTGCAGCCCTACGGCCGTAAGAAGACGAACAAGCGTAAGCCGGTCGTTCCGATCTTCCCGGAGATCGCCGATATCATCGACCGGCGGATGAAGGACACCCCGGGCGATTATCTGTTCGAGCAGCCCTGCAATGTGTACGGCCCCTTCAAGCGCGCTTGCGAGGCCCTGGGTCTGCACGGCAGATCGAACCCCCACATCCTGCGGCACAGCCGCGCAACCAATCTATTGCACCAAGGCGAATCGCTCTTCATGGTGGCGAAATTGCTCGGCGATCGATCCGAAACGATCGACGTCACTTACGGGCACGCGAGCCCAGAACATATCCAGTTCAAGAGCGTCACGTAG
- a CDS encoding helix-turn-helix transcriptional regulator, which yields MSKKSDIATQKEPASGPPATPNERASESRQLQENRALRAFAHRLTEKVAAKGWTQAEFARRLSLQMGREIDRRSVNGYFLGKHRPSHNMMAGIAKVLNQDIDQLYPGYLEVPGEVQSMLGVEPRLEFVDKGGGKATLNIRQEVSLSAALKVIHIITEELEKDERADDGSAKTSAGRRRPHN from the coding sequence ATGTCGAAGAAATCGGATATCGCGACCCAGAAGGAGCCTGCCAGCGGCCCGCCCGCTACCCCGAATGAGCGCGCTAGCGAAAGCCGCCAACTGCAAGAGAACCGTGCGCTCCGGGCCTTCGCACACCGGCTCACCGAGAAGGTTGCGGCGAAGGGATGGACCCAGGCGGAGTTTGCCCGGCGGCTGTCCCTCCAGATGGGGCGCGAGATCGATCGGCGTTCGGTGAACGGCTACTTCCTGGGCAAGCACCGCCCGAGCCATAACATGATGGCCGGGATCGCGAAGGTGCTCAACCAGGACATCGATCAGCTGTACCCGGGCTATCTCGAGGTGCCGGGAGAGGTTCAAAGCATGCTGGGCGTCGAGCCCAGGCTGGAGTTCGTCGACAAGGGCGGCGGCAAGGCGACGCTCAACATCCGCCAAGAGGTGAGCCTCTCGGCCGCGTTGAAGGTCATACACATCATCACGGAAGAGCTTGAGAAGGACGAGCGGGCGGATGACGGTTCAGCGAAAACCTCGGCAGGACGACGCCGCCCGCACAACTAG
- a CDS encoding metallophosphoesterase, whose product MSTPPLPDELLIEAVQVRNQHPTLRAAAEALGISWNAMNNRLLRAAQRGLDGSVPEPVPIGQKIKGLSTLYGPNGDVLMQWVKTSTDQSAQQFLEAIEGAFERYRGHAALPPAPQHVNADLATVYNIADHHLGLYAWAEEAGEDYDLEIGERALKNAMSDLVAHTPASETALVLNLGDFFHSDTNENRTARSGNALDVDTRYAKVLQVGVELMIECIELALQKHAKVIVRCLPGNHDPHTALTLSVALAAFFHNNERVHVDRDPSKFFWWRFGKVFIGATHGDMVKPDEMPGVMASFMPKDWGESVYRYAYFGHVHHKSKGGGEKHGVVWETFQSLSAKDAWHRASGYASGRSMVAITHHRDKGEVFRHTVCART is encoded by the coding sequence ATGAGCACACCCCCGCTGCCTGATGAGCTGCTGATCGAAGCCGTCCAGGTTCGTAATCAGCACCCTACCCTGCGCGCCGCTGCGGAGGCCCTGGGGATCTCCTGGAACGCGATGAACAACCGCCTGCTGCGTGCGGCGCAGCGCGGCCTCGACGGCTCCGTGCCGGAGCCGGTGCCGATCGGCCAGAAGATCAAGGGGCTATCGACGCTCTACGGGCCCAACGGCGACGTTCTGATGCAATGGGTCAAGACGAGCACCGACCAGAGCGCGCAGCAGTTCCTCGAGGCGATCGAGGGGGCGTTCGAGCGCTACCGCGGCCACGCCGCGCTGCCGCCGGCGCCCCAGCACGTGAACGCCGACCTCGCAACCGTCTACAACATCGCCGACCACCACCTGGGCCTCTACGCCTGGGCCGAGGAGGCTGGCGAGGATTACGACCTGGAGATCGGCGAGCGCGCGCTCAAGAACGCGATGTCCGATCTTGTGGCCCATACCCCGGCATCAGAGACCGCGCTCGTCTTGAACCTGGGCGACTTCTTCCACAGCGACACGAACGAGAACCGGACGGCCCGGAGTGGCAACGCGCTGGACGTCGACACCCGCTACGCTAAGGTGCTCCAGGTCGGCGTCGAGCTCATGATCGAATGCATCGAACTCGCGCTCCAGAAGCACGCGAAGGTGATCGTGCGGTGCCTGCCAGGGAACCACGACCCGCACACCGCGCTCACCCTCTCGGTCGCGCTCGCGGCGTTCTTCCACAACAACGAACGCGTTCACGTCGATCGCGACCCGTCAAAGTTTTTCTGGTGGCGCTTCGGCAAAGTGTTCATCGGCGCGACCCACGGCGACATGGTCAAGCCGGATGAGATGCCCGGAGTGATGGCCTCGTTCATGCCGAAGGACTGGGGCGAGAGCGTCTACCGCTACGCCTATTTCGGGCACGTCCACCACAAGAGCAAAGGCGGCGGGGAGAAGCACGGCGTGGTCTGGGAAACCTTTCAGAGTCTGTCCGCGAAGGACGCCTGGCACCGGGCTTCCGGATACGCATCGGGCCGCTCCATGGTCGCGATCACACACCACCGAGACAAGGGCGAAGTTTTCCGGCATACAGTTTGCGCCCGCACCTAG
- a CDS encoding 3TM-type holin: MIGISTILGWLTGDLLGQLIQPVKDVILKFQDRKITEAELDAEIRKALLSTFAEVAKTQGDVIIAEAKGESWLQRNWRPMVGCSLAFVPLFYGVITPVAVDWLGMPPVRVGDPLLKDIVDLVALCLGGYIAGRSLEKMVGTITSRKK; encoded by the coding sequence ATGATCGGCATTAGCACGATCCTGGGCTGGCTGACAGGGGACCTGCTCGGCCAGCTTATCCAGCCGGTCAAGGACGTCATCCTGAAGTTTCAAGACCGGAAGATCACCGAGGCCGAGCTCGACGCAGAGATCCGCAAGGCGCTGCTCTCGACCTTCGCTGAGGTCGCCAAGACACAAGGCGATGTGATCATCGCCGAGGCGAAGGGCGAGAGCTGGCTGCAACGGAACTGGCGGCCAATGGTGGGCTGCTCACTCGCCTTCGTCCCTCTCTTCTATGGCGTGATCACCCCGGTAGCGGTCGACTGGCTGGGCATGCCGCCGGTCAGGGTTGGAGATCCGCTCCTCAAAGATATCGTCGATCTCGTGGCGCTTTGCCTGGGGGGCTACATCGCCGGCAGAAGCCTCGAAAAGATGGTCGGCACGATCACATCTAGGAAAAAATGA
- a CDS encoding glycoside hydrolase family 19 protein, whose amino-acid sequence MSINREAFFAYARRAPFGGRLTQQQVDGLNTILDHWEDWPKAQDVRWLANMLAQAFHETAGTMQPIYERGQRAYFNKYEPGTTIGQNLGNTVQGDGYRFRGRGLIQITGRANYRKLSRVVGADLIANPDAALKPEISVRIMFEGMAQGLFTGKKLIEYFSHAKDDPVGARRIVNGTDKAKLIAGYHKNFLDALEAAESKILPPDVKPDQAKPDGQNLAKDKTLWSAIAGALASFGAGLFGAINNPYALGAFGITAIVALVLAIYFRREIKAKFGG is encoded by the coding sequence ATGTCGATCAATCGAGAAGCTTTCTTCGCCTACGCTCGGCGAGCGCCCTTCGGCGGCCGGCTGACACAGCAGCAGGTTGACGGCCTCAACACGATCCTGGACCACTGGGAAGATTGGCCGAAAGCCCAAGATGTTCGTTGGCTGGCCAACATGTTAGCCCAGGCGTTTCACGAAACGGCCGGCACGATGCAGCCGATCTATGAGCGCGGCCAGCGCGCATACTTCAACAAGTATGAGCCCGGCACCACGATCGGTCAAAACCTCGGCAATACTGTCCAAGGGGACGGCTACCGCTTCCGCGGGCGCGGGCTCATCCAGATCACAGGCCGCGCCAATTACCGCAAACTCTCGCGCGTGGTTGGCGCCGATCTGATCGCCAACCCCGATGCGGCGCTCAAACCGGAAATCTCCGTCCGGATCATGTTCGAGGGCATGGCGCAGGGGCTGTTCACAGGCAAGAAGCTGATCGAGTACTTCAGCCACGCTAAGGACGATCCAGTGGGCGCCCGGCGCATCGTCAACGGCACCGACAAGGCGAAGTTGATCGCCGGCTACCACAAGAATTTTCTCGACGCGCTCGAGGCTGCTGAATCCAAGATTCTGCCGCCAGACGTGAAGCCCGATCAAGCCAAGCCGGACGGCCAGAATCTCGCGAAGGACAAGACGCTGTGGAGCGCCATCGCTGGGGCGCTGGCCTCGTTCGGGGCGGGACTCTTCGGTGCCATCAACAACCCCTACGCGCTAGGGGCGTTCGGGATCACGGCGATCGTAGCGCTCGTCCTGGCCATCTACTTCCGCCGTGAAATCAAAGCGAAATTCGGAGGCTGA
- a CDS encoding S1C family serine protease, with product MRTERLTLAQGVAFVVVLVVLLGLGSFVATPAKGGLAGSTVKIVLPTGNGSGVHIGSGRILTAAHVTKLAPDGKLKVATDDGRILDGEVLWQSEVYDVALVRVEAPESVAASDLSCRTPAVGESFTAKGSPLGQDFISTWGRVSAPVRTIGPWKEGVLMDLSIAPGSSGGPVFDSAQHVIGIVVGMFRPQPGFGVIVPGSTVCALLAR from the coding sequence ATGAGGACGGAACGGCTTACGCTTGCCCAGGGTGTCGCATTTGTCGTGGTCCTTGTCGTGCTCCTTGGACTCGGCTCCTTCGTCGCTACGCCCGCCAAAGGCGGCCTCGCGGGCTCCACTGTCAAGATTGTCCTGCCGACAGGCAACGGCTCCGGGGTGCATATCGGAAGCGGCCGCATCCTGACCGCGGCCCATGTCACGAAGCTGGCCCCTGACGGGAAGCTAAAGGTGGCCACAGATGACGGGCGCATCCTCGACGGCGAGGTCCTCTGGCAAAGCGAAGTTTACGACGTCGCGCTCGTCCGGGTCGAAGCGCCCGAGAGCGTCGCGGCCTCCGATCTAAGCTGCCGCACGCCCGCCGTTGGTGAATCGTTCACGGCCAAGGGCAGCCCACTGGGCCAGGATTTCATTTCGACCTGGGGCCGAGTTTCGGCGCCTGTGCGGACCATTGGCCCGTGGAAAGAGGGCGTGCTCATGGATCTGAGCATCGCCCCGGGCTCCAGCGGCGGCCCGGTCTTCGACAGTGCGCAGCATGTCATTGGGATTGTGGTTGGCATGTTCCGGCCACAGCCGGGGTTCGGCGTCATTGTCCCGGGCTCCACCGTTTGCGCTCTCCTAGCGAGGTAA